Proteins co-encoded in one Gehongia tenuis genomic window:
- the hisZ gene encoding ATP phosphoribosyltransferase regulatory subunit encodes MQERTYLPEGVEDLMPERCQLKRKLERGMEALFEKRGYLPIETPLFEAWENFATLMEPTKRDGVIKFIDGSGRVMALRPDLTLPAARLVAARFPEGETVRVFYSGDVYTNTPEADQMRQIPQTGVELMGEGGPEADAGIIALAVEALLASGLDGFQIDIGQVGFFAGLMERAGFDEEEILAIRRLIEMKSVLDAGAWLAKKNLTPDVEEALVELPSLFGGAEVIDKAGAWAKNDRCRYALANLERVYGLLCQRGYEKYVKIDLGMVHTMDYYTGVIFRGMDHRLGRPLVSGGRYDHLMENYGRPMEAMGFAVDVMAVLMVRERMGKEV; translated from the coding sequence ATGCAGGAGCGAACCTATCTGCCCGAGGGCGTGGAGGATTTGATGCCGGAGCGCTGTCAGCTCAAGCGAAAACTGGAGCGCGGGATGGAAGCGCTTTTTGAAAAGAGAGGCTATCTTCCCATCGAGACGCCCCTTTTTGAGGCGTGGGAGAATTTCGCCACCCTCATGGAGCCCACCAAGCGGGACGGCGTGATCAAATTCATCGACGGATCGGGGCGGGTGATGGCCCTGAGGCCCGATCTCACACTGCCCGCGGCGCGGCTGGTGGCGGCCCGCTTTCCCGAGGGTGAGACGGTCCGCGTCTTTTACTCCGGGGACGTCTACACCAACACGCCGGAGGCGGACCAGATGCGGCAGATCCCCCAAACGGGCGTGGAGCTCATGGGCGAGGGCGGCCCGGAGGCGGACGCGGGGATCATCGCTCTCGCCGTCGAAGCGCTGCTGGCTTCCGGACTGGACGGCTTTCAGATCGACATCGGCCAGGTGGGCTTTTTTGCCGGGCTGATGGAACGGGCGGGCTTTGACGAGGAGGAGATCCTTGCCATCCGGCGGCTGATCGAGATGAAAAGCGTGCTGGATGCCGGGGCATGGCTGGCGAAAAAGAATCTGACGCCGGACGTGGAGGAGGCGCTGGTGGAGCTGCCCAGCCTCTTTGGCGGCGCCGAGGTCATCGACAAGGCCGGCGCCTGGGCAAAAAACGACCGGTGCCGCTACGCGCTCGCCAATTTGGAGCGAGTTTACGGCCTGCTGTGCCAGCGGGGCTATGAAAAATATGTTAAAATAGATCTGGGTATGGTGCACACCATGGATTATTACACCGGCGTGATCTTCCGGGGCATGGACCACCGGCTGGGCCGGCCGCTGGTGAGCGGCGGACGGTATGACCATCTGATGGAGAACTATGGCCGGCCCATGGAGGCCATGGGCTTTGCGGTGGATGTGATGGCGGTGTTGATGGTGCGGGAGCGCATGGGCAAGGAGGTCTAA
- the hisG gene encoding ATP phosphoribosyltransferase codes for MEKVTLALAKGRLSEKAMGLMARAGIRSKEFDELGRKLVFEDDSGAYRFILVKPSDVPTYVDHGVADVGIVGKDTLMEENRPLYELLDFGFGACRMCVCGFEGRRPPVGAPLRVATKYPRIARAYYGEKGQNIQIIKLNGSVELGPLVGLSDVIVDIVESGGTLKANGLAVLEEVAPLSARLVVNRVSMKTKTEKIQRLIEGFKQALKEDEA; via the coding sequence ATGGAGAAGGTGACGCTGGCTCTGGCGAAGGGCAGGCTTTCGGAAAAGGCCATGGGACTGATGGCGAGGGCGGGCATCCGCTCAAAGGAATTCGATGAACTGGGCAGAAAACTGGTCTTTGAGGATGACAGCGGCGCCTATCGGTTCATCCTGGTCAAGCCCAGCGACGTGCCCACCTATGTGGACCACGGTGTGGCGGATGTGGGGATCGTGGGCAAGGACACGCTGATGGAGGAGAACCGCCCGCTCTACGAGCTGCTGGATTTTGGCTTTGGCGCCTGCCGCATGTGCGTATGCGGGTTCGAAGGCAGAAGGCCGCCGGTCGGCGCGCCCCTCCGGGTGGCGACCAAATATCCCCGGATCGCCCGGGCCTACTATGGCGAGAAGGGGCAGAACATCCAGATCATCAAGCTGAACGGATCGGTGGAGCTGGGGCCGCTGGTGGGATTGTCCGATGTGATCGTGGATATCGTGGAGAGCGGCGGCACGCTGAAGGCCAACGGCCTCGCGGTGCTGGAGGAGGTTGCGCCGCTCTCCGCCCGGCTGGTGGTCAACCGGGTGAGCATGAAGACCAAAACGGAAAAGATCCAGCGGCTGATCGAGGGCTTCAAGCAAGCGCTGAAGGAGGATGAGGCATGA
- the hisD gene encoding histidinol dehydrogenase, whose product MRLSIVKGEGLKEAVARLEGRAGTAQEDARQRVLEILTEVREKGDEALLAYTERFDGAKLENLQVSEKEIAEAYAIVGEKAAAILERSAANIRAFHEQQKQASFMNFGEEVKLGQIVRPLASAGIYVPGGRAAYPSSVLMNAIPASVAGVERIVMVTPPGKDGRVTPMTLVAARVAGVKEIYKVGGAQAVAALAYGTKTLPAVDKIVGPGNLYVALAKREVFGQVGIDMIAGPSEILVVADASANPVYVAADLLSQAEHDPLAAAILLTDDEKLAQRILLEVERQTAAAPRREIIERSLEDYGILGVTDSLEAAVDQANAIAPEHLELAVADPFALLGRVRNAGSIFLGHYAPEPLGDYFAGPNHVLPTNGTARFSSPLGVYDFVKRSSVIHYTKEALQKVGQDIMDFAGLEGLFAHGQAVSVRMKEDER is encoded by the coding sequence ATGAGACTGTCCATTGTGAAGGGCGAAGGCCTGAAAGAGGCGGTGGCCCGGCTGGAGGGCCGGGCGGGTACGGCCCAGGAGGACGCCCGGCAAAGGGTGCTGGAGATCTTGACGGAGGTCCGCGAAAAAGGGGACGAGGCCCTTTTGGCGTACACGGAGCGCTTCGACGGCGCGAAGCTGGAAAACCTTCAGGTGAGCGAGAAGGAAATTGCCGAGGCTTACGCCATCGTGGGCGAAAAGGCGGCCGCCATCCTGGAGCGGTCGGCGGCGAACATCCGCGCCTTCCATGAGCAGCAGAAGCAGGCCTCCTTCATGAATTTTGGGGAGGAGGTCAAGCTGGGCCAAATCGTGCGCCCGCTGGCTTCGGCGGGCATCTATGTGCCCGGCGGGCGGGCCGCCTACCCTTCCTCCGTGCTGATGAACGCCATCCCCGCCAGCGTGGCCGGCGTGGAGCGGATCGTGATGGTCACCCCGCCGGGGAAGGACGGCAGGGTGACGCCCATGACGCTGGTGGCGGCACGGGTGGCCGGCGTGAAGGAGATCTACAAGGTGGGAGGCGCCCAGGCGGTGGCGGCGCTGGCCTATGGCACCAAGACCCTGCCGGCGGTGGATAAAATCGTGGGTCCGGGGAACCTCTACGTGGCCCTCGCCAAGCGGGAGGTTTTCGGCCAGGTGGGCATCGATATGATCGCGGGACCCAGCGAGATTCTGGTGGTGGCGGACGCTTCCGCGAATCCCGTGTACGTGGCGGCCGATCTTCTGTCCCAGGCGGAGCACGATCCCCTGGCGGCGGCGATCCTTCTGACCGATGATGAGAAGCTGGCTCAAAGGATTCTCCTGGAAGTGGAGCGGCAGACCGCGGCGGCGCCCCGGCGGGAGATCATCGAGCGCTCCCTGGAGGACTACGGCATTCTGGGCGTGACGGACTCCCTGGAGGCCGCGGTGGACCAGGCGAACGCCATCGCGCCGGAGCATCTGGAGCTGGCCGTGGCCGATCCCTTCGCCCTCCTCGGCCGGGTGAGGAACGCCGGGTCCATCTTCCTTGGCCATTACGCGCCCGAACCCCTCGGCGATTACTTCGCCGGCCCCAACCATGTGCTGCCCACCAACGGCACCGCAAGGTTCAGCTCGCCCCTTGGCGTTTACGATTTTGTCAAGCGTTCCAGCGTCATCCACTACACGAAGGAGGCGCTTCAGAAGGTTGGTCAGGACATCATGGATTTTGCCGGTCTGGAGGGCCTTTTTGCCCACGGCCAGGCGGTGTCCGTCCGCATGAAGGAGGATGAAAGATGA
- the hisA gene encoding 1-(5-phosphoribosyl)-5-[(5-phosphoribosylamino)methylideneamino]imidazole-4-carboxamide isomerase — MRVYPAIDLKGGKCVRLVQGRMERSTVYGDPVEMALKWKKAGAGFLHMVDLDGAFDGAGRNREAVAKAVRETGLPVQLGGGIRTLEDIRECLALGVTRVILGTVLVENPELAKEAAGLYPGRIAAGIDAKAGKVATRGWATDTDLTAVDLALQMKAAGIGTVIYTDIARDGMLGGPNIPETKRLKEKTGLEIIASGGVSRLSDLTKIRTAGIDGVIVGKALYSGAFTLEDALKEE, encoded by the coding sequence ATGCGGGTGTATCCGGCTATCGACCTCAAGGGCGGAAAATGCGTGCGACTGGTCCAGGGACGCATGGAACGCTCCACCGTGTACGGCGATCCGGTGGAGATGGCGCTCAAATGGAAGAAAGCGGGCGCCGGTTTTCTGCATATGGTGGATCTTGACGGCGCCTTTGACGGCGCGGGCCGCAACCGGGAAGCGGTGGCAAAGGCGGTCCGGGAGACCGGCCTTCCCGTGCAGCTGGGCGGGGGTATCCGCACGCTGGAGGATATCCGGGAATGCCTGGCCCTTGGCGTGACCCGGGTGATTTTGGGGACCGTGCTGGTGGAGAATCCGGAACTGGCCAAGGAGGCGGCGGGACTTTATCCCGGCCGCATCGCGGCGGGTATCGACGCCAAGGCGGGCAAGGTTGCCACCCGGGGCTGGGCCACGGATACGGACCTCACGGCGGTGGACCTCGCCCTTCAAATGAAGGCGGCGGGCATCGGCACCGTGATCTATACCGACATCGCCCGGGACGGCATGCTGGGCGGCCCCAATATTCCGGAGACGAAGCGGCTCAAGGAGAAAACGGGCCTGGAGATCATCGCCTCGGGCGGCGTGTCGAGGCTCTCCGACCTCACAAAGATCCGGACGGCGGGCATTGACGGCGTGATCGTGGGCAAAGCCCTTTACAGCGGCGCCTTCACCCTGGAGGACGCCTTGAAGGAGGAATAA
- a CDS encoding epoxyqueuosine reductase QueH produces the protein MAKILMHCCCAPCSLSVIDPLRAEGFEPVAFWYNPNIHPWKEYEARRDCLLAYAPTIDMEVRVKEHYGLSEFVQKVAGDIGGRCTFCYENRLEAAARYAAEHGFSAFTTTLLASPYQRHEAIAEAAGRFAQEYGVDFLYRDFRPNFRAGNQRARELGFYMQKYCGCIFSEADRYQNKIRRDREKYSE, from the coding sequence ATGGCGAAGATCCTGATGCACTGCTGCTGTGCGCCCTGCTCCCTGTCCGTAATCGATCCCCTGCGGGCGGAGGGTTTCGAGCCGGTGGCCTTTTGGTACAACCCCAACATCCATCCCTGGAAGGAATATGAGGCCCGGCGGGACTGCCTTTTGGCCTACGCGCCCACCATCGATATGGAGGTTCGGGTCAAGGAGCATTATGGACTCAGCGAATTTGTCCAAAAGGTGGCGGGGGATATCGGCGGGCGCTGCACCTTCTGCTATGAAAACCGCCTGGAGGCGGCCGCAAGGTATGCGGCGGAGCACGGCTTTTCCGCCTTCACCACCACGCTTTTGGCCAGTCCCTATCAAAGACACGAGGCGATTGCCGAGGCGGCCGGGCGGTTTGCGCAGGAATACGGGGTTGACTTTCTGTACCGGGACTTCCGGCCCAATTTCCGGGCCGGCAACCAGCGGGCCCGGGAGCTGGGCTTCTACATGCAAAAGTACTGCGGCTGCATCTTCTCTGAGGCGGACCGCTACCAAAACAAGATCCGGCGCGACCGGGAGAAATACAGTGAATGA
- the hisIE gene encoding bifunctional phosphoribosyl-AMP cyclohydrolase/phosphoribosyl-ATP diphosphatase HisIE — MDYAKIRWNKDGLIPAIAQDVRTGEVLMLAYMNEESLRLTLETGRATYFSRSRGKLWVKGETSGHTQTVKSLWLDCDGDTILMEVEQAGAACHTGSKTCFFTPVTESREMFGPLCLSQEFETILDRRAHPTEGSYTNYLFDKGVDKICKKVGEESAEVIIGAKNREPEEVSYEMADLFYHLMVLLVEQGMTLEDVYAQIGKRRK; from the coding sequence ATGGACTATGCAAAGATTCGTTGGAACAAGGACGGCCTCATTCCGGCCATCGCCCAGGATGTCAGAACGGGCGAGGTGCTGATGCTGGCCTACATGAACGAGGAATCCCTCAGGCTTACCCTCGAGACGGGCAGGGCCACCTACTTCAGCCGGAGCCGGGGAAAGCTCTGGGTGAAGGGGGAGACCTCCGGCCACACCCAAACGGTGAAAAGCCTTTGGCTGGACTGCGACGGGGACACGATTTTGATGGAGGTTGAACAGGCGGGCGCGGCCTGCCATACCGGCAGCAAAACCTGCTTCTTCACGCCGGTTACCGAAAGCCGGGAGATGTTCGGACCCCTTTGCCTGAGCCAGGAATTTGAGACCATTCTGGACCGAAGGGCCCATCCCACCGAGGGTTCCTACACCAACTATCTGTTTGACAAGGGCGTGGATAAGATCTGCAAGAAGGTGGGCGAGGAGTCGGCCGAGGTCATCATCGGCGCCAAAAACAGGGAGCCCGAAGAGGTGAGCTACGAGATGGCGGACCTTTTCTATCACCTGATGGTGCTGCTGGTGGAACAGGGCATGACCCTTGAGGACGTGTACGCCCAAATTGGCAAACGGAGGAAATAA
- the hisB gene encoding imidazoleglycerol-phosphate dehydratase HisB: protein MTQSVICRTTAETDITLELTREGSGKFDGTSSIGFMDHMLTLFCRHSLMDLKLALKGDLIVDAHHSVEDLGICLGQAFAEIMEDKAGIRRYGSVFLPMDETLVQAAVDISGRPYLVITGDLVPGRAVAFDDQLVEEFFRAFAMNAGITLHIRYLYGRNFHHMAEAAFKAVARALREAMEHDPRETGVPSTKGVL from the coding sequence ATGACCCAGTCGGTGATTTGCCGCACCACGGCGGAGACGGATATCACTTTGGAGCTCACCCGGGAGGGCTCGGGGAAATTTGACGGGACCAGCAGCATCGGGTTCATGGACCACATGCTGACCCTGTTCTGCCGCCATTCGCTGATGGACCTCAAGCTGGCCCTGAAGGGCGATCTCATCGTGGACGCCCACCACAGCGTGGAGGATCTTGGCATCTGTCTCGGGCAGGCCTTTGCCGAAATCATGGAGGACAAGGCGGGGATCCGGCGCTACGGCTCCGTCTTCCTGCCCATGGACGAGACGCTGGTGCAGGCGGCGGTGGATATCAGCGGCCGGCCCTATCTTGTGATCACGGGGGATCTGGTGCCCGGACGGGCGGTGGCCTTCGACGATCAGCTGGTGGAGGAATTCTTCCGGGCCTTCGCCATGAACGCCGGCATCACCCTGCACATCCGCTACCTCTACGGTAGGAACTTCCACCACATGGCGGAGGCGGCCTTCAAGGCCGTGGCCCGGGCCCTTCGGGAGGCCATGGAGCACGATCCGCGGGAGACGGGCGTTCCTTCCACCAAGGGGGTTCTGTGA
- a CDS encoding alpha/beta-type small acid-soluble spore protein — translation MASNNSGRQNRLTVPEAKQAMNNMKFEIANELGVNLKQGYNGDLTSRENGYVGGYMVKRMIEQQERSMMGK, via the coding sequence ATGGCTAGCAACAATTCCGGACGTCAGAACCGTTTGACGGTGCCCGAGGCGAAGCAGGCGATGAACAACATGAAGTTTGAGATCGCCAACGAGCTGGGCGTGAACCTGAAGCAGGGTTACAATGGTGATCTGACCAGCCGCGAGAACGGCTATGTGGGTGGCTACATGGTCAAGCGGATGATCGAGCAGCAGGAGCGCTCCATGATGGGCAAATAA
- a CDS encoding alpha/beta-type small acid-soluble spore protein: MASSNNRVVVPEAKQALDKMKYEIAQEMGLQYNGYKGDLTSKQNGSVGGEMVRRMIEDYQNANK; this comes from the coding sequence ATGGCTAGCAGCAATAACAGAGTTGTGGTTCCCGAGGCCAAGCAGGCTTTGGACAAGATGAAGTACGAAATCGCTCAGGAGATGGGTCTTCAGTACAACGGTTACAAGGGTGACCTGACCTCCAAGCAGAACGGCAGCGTGGGTGGCGAAATGGTGCGCCGCATGATCGAAGACTATCAGAACGCGAACAAGTAA